Genomic DNA from Sphingobium sp. WTD-1:
GATGGTGACCTTCGCAGCGCTGATCCGCAATCATCTGCGCTTCCTGGCGATCCGGCCGCTCGTCTGGATGGGCGGGATCAGCTACAGTTTCTACCTGATCCACCAGCATGTCGGTTTCGTCATCATGCTGGAAATCGCCAGGGCCGGCTACAGTCCCTGGATCGGCTTTGCCGCCGCCTTCCTCGTCGCGCTGACGCTTGGCACGCTGATCAACCGCCTGGTCGAGCGACCGGCGGGGGAGATCATCCTGCGCTGGTGGAAGAAACGGCGACAGGCGCCCGCCGCCATCGCGGAAACAGCACCCAGCGGATAGGGGCGCTGCTATATGCAGCAACGCCCCTTATCATTCTTATTGCGCGACCGGTGCTGCCGCCGCCGCATTGTCGGGCAGGCCACCCAACTGGGTCACCAGCTTGGTATAGGCGTCGAGATAGGCGAGTACGATCACCTGACCGATTTCGGTATTCTGGTAACCGCCGCCGCCTGCACCGGCGAAACCACCCCACCAGCTCGAACCGCCACTGGCATTGAAGCTGAGGTCAGACTTGCGGGCATAGCCTTCGGTCAGCGCCTCTTCCTCGGTGGTGCGGGCATTAACGACCGAAAGCGTGACATTGGCCTCGCTCTTCTTGACGTTGATGCCGCCGGCGATCCGGCCCCAGGTGCTACCACCCATGAAGCCGCCCAGTACGCCGCCCAGCGAATTGCCACCGCTATTGCGGTTGGAGGAGACGATGTCGGGCTCCAGGAAATAATCCGCCGCCTTCACCTGGCCGCGGCCCAGATTGCTGCCGGCCTGCAATTCGCCATTGTCAGCCATGGCGCGTTCCATGTTGCGGTTCGCCATGGAACGGCCACGATTGACGAGGCCGAAACAGCCCGATTGCTGGACGAAAATCTTCAGGATCGCCTCGGGGCTGCCCAGATTGAGTTCGCGCCACCACTGATTGTCGGGCTCGACGATCGCGACGGTGCCCAGTCGCTTGGTGCAGTGCGGGATTTCCGCCTGTTTCCGCGACTGCTCCTGGCGAGCCGACGAGCCCTTTTCGGCGGCCATGGCGAGCGGTGCGGTTGAGCCAAGGCAGACCGCAGCTGCAGTCAGCATCTTCAATACACGCATTTTTCTTAACCCCGTTTCTGTCTGATCGAGAGAATGTCGTGCGACCCGGGTATTTTTCAGGAGCCTATCATAGTGGCAGGATAGTGTCATGTCCGCACACCGGCATGCGCGATCCTGCTGACAGCGCCTGAAACTGCTGCTATCGGGCGCCGATGACCGACCTGTCCCATATCCGAAACTTTTCGATCATTGCGCATATCGACCATGGCAAGTCGACGCTGGCCGATCGCCTGATCCAGCGCACCGGCGGCCTGACCGACCGTGAGATGAGCGCGCAAGTCCTTGATAACATGGACATCGAGAAGGAGCGCGGGATCACCATCAAGGCGCAGACCGTGCGCCTGGACTATACCGCCAAGAATGGCGAGACCTATGAGCTCAATCTCATGGACACGCCGGGCCATGTCGACTTCGCCTATGAAGTGTCGCGGTCGCTGGCCGCGTGCGAGGGCGCCTTGCTGGTCGTCGACGCCGCGCAGGGCGTGGAAGCGCAGACGCTGGCCAACGTCTATCAGTCGATCGAGCATGACCATGAGATCGTGCCCGTCCTGAACAAGATCGACCTGCCCGCCGCCGAGCCGGAAAAGGTGCGCGCGGAAATCGAGGAAGTGATCGGCCTCGACGCGTCGGAAGCGGTGCTGGCCAGCGCCAAGTCGGGCATCGGCATCGACGATATCCTGGAAGCGATCGTCACCAAGATCCCGCCGCCCAAGGGCGACCGCAACGCGCCGCTGGAAGCGATGCTGGTCGATAGCTGGTATGACCCCTATCTGGGCGTCGTCATCCTGGTGCGCGTCGTCAACGGCGTCATCAAGAAGGGGCAGGCGATCAAGTTCATGATCGGCGGCACCGAACATCTGATCGATCGCGTCGGCTGCATGCGCCCCAAGATCGAGGCGCTGCCGGAACTGGCCGCCGGCGAGATCGGCTTCATCACCGCGCAGATCAAGGAAATCGCCCAGACCCGCGTCGGCGACACGATCACCACGGTGAAGAATGGCGCCGCCAAGCCGCTGCCGGGCTTCAAGGAAGTGCAGCCGGTGGTGTTCTGCGGCCTGTTCCCGGTCGACGCCAATGATTTCGAGAAATTGCGCGAATCCATCTCGAAGCTGCGCCTCAACGACGCCAGCTTCTCGTTCGAGATGGAAACTTCAGCCGCGCTCGGCTTCGGCTTCCGCTGCGGCTTCCTCGGCCTCCTTCACCTGGAAATCATCCAGGAGCGGCTGAGCCGCGAATATGATCTGGACCTGATCACCACGGCGCCGTCGGTGGTCTATGAGATGCACATGAAGGATGGTCGCACCCTTCACCTGCACAATCCGGCCGACATGCCCGATCCCAATCATATCGAGATGATCGAGGAGCCCTGGATCGAGGCGGTGATCTATTGCCCCGACGAGTATCTCGGCTCGATCCTGAAGCTCTGCCAGGATCGTCGCGGCATCCAGAAGAACCTCACCTATGTCGGCGGCCGCGCCCAGGTGACCTATGAACTGCCGCTCAACGAAGTGGTGTTCGACTTCTATGATCGCTTGAAGAGCATCAGTCGTGGCTATGCGTCGTTCGACTATCATCAGATCGGCACGCGCGAGGGCGACCTCGTCAAGATGAGCATCCTCGTCAACAACGAGCCGGTCGATGCGCTGTCGATGATCGTCCACCGCAGCGCCGCCGAAGCGCGCGGCCGCCATATGTGCGAGCGCCTGAAGGATCTGATCCCCCGCCACCTGTTCAAGATCCCGATCCAGGCGGCGATCGGCGGCAAGGTGATCGCGCGCGAGACCATCGCGGCGATGCGCAAGGACGTCACGGCGAAATGCTATGGCGGCGACATCACCCGCAAGAAGAAGCTGCTGGAGAAGCAGAAGGAAGGCAAGAAGCGGATGCGCGAATATGGCAGCGTCCAGATTCCGCAGGAAGCCTTCATCGCCGCGCTGCGCATGGGCGACGAGAATTGAGGTTATGACATGGCGCCCGACGCCTTGTCCCTGTGACGGGATGGCGTCGGGCGCGATCAGGCGTCAGTCTATTTCGCGCCGTTCATGCTGAACGCCGTCGAGAGGAAGATCGACCACACGCTTTCATTTTTATCGGGATTGGCATTGCCCCAATCGCGGGCGAATTGGATGCCGCCGGTCAGGTTGCCATCCTTGTCGGCCGCAAGATAGACGGGGGCCGCAAGACGATAGCTGTCCTTGTGACTATTATAGGTAATGGTCGGGGACAGGCCGATCGTTCCAAAATAACGGGATAGATTGTCCTTGCCCCAACCGAGGTCAAACCGGGTCCGTATGTTCAGGGCCGGCTCGAACGACCAATTGGCTTTCGGCGCCATGGTATTGAATGTCTTGCATTCGCCAATCGTCGCAAGCTTGATGGCGCAATATTCCTGCCCTTTGAACGCATCATCAATGTCCCAGCGACGCGCGACCGTGGCGGAGGGGCGGATCAGCAAGCCATCGAACAGCCAGGCCTTCCCCTCGAAATGGCGGAAGGCATAAGCCCCCAGCGATGGCGAGAAGCGCCGCGCTTCGCGCTGACCCAAATCGGGTTTGGACCCATCGTCAGATTTGGCGAGCAATGTGCTAAGCAGCTTGGGGGTCTGCGGGTCGATGACAATACCCGGTGCAAAGCTGTCGGGCAGGATATATTTGAAATTCTGCATCCCCATCGTGGCAGTGAAGCCCCAGCCAAGCTCGGGAAGGGCCTTGGCACTCGGTTCCCAGAAGGCCTGGTTATAGGCGGCGACATTGGCCTTGTAACGGTCGGTGGCGTCGGGATCGAAGGACCAGGCAAGCAGGTCCGTATCGCTGCATCCCAGCGGTCTGGCTGATGTGGTATCGAAATGATCGGTTTTGGCTGCCATCGCCTCTTCGCAGCGCCGGATCAAAGCGTTGGCGAAATTCTTCGCCCGGCTCTCAGCGGAATTCTCCGCATCGTGGCTGGGAATGACTGGATAGCGCTGGCGACCGAAGGTCAATGTGATCGCCAGTTGATCGTCCGAATAGCTGCCATTTCTGGCGATCAGGCCAACCTTCTTGTTGTCGGGATCAAAGGCCGCGGAGAAGCCCAGGCCAAGGCTGGAGGTTATCGGTCGGAATCCATTGCCCTGAGAGATGCGGCGTCGGGATAAGGGGAAGCTATATTGCGCATCCATTGCCTCATCCCCCTTGGCCAGCGAGATGCGTGAGGTGAAGGGCTGGTCGATGCTGGCGAAGCTGATCTCCCTTTTCTTCCCCTTCTTCTGCGCCTCCGTCTCGATGAAATTGGTGAGTCGGGTCTCCGCCCATTGGGGTCGGTCTTCACCGTCCCTGTAGGGATAGGCCATCAGATCATATCCGGGCGCAACCCCTGCGCAGCCGGCATAGCCGACAATGCAGTCCATTCTTGCAGGTGATTGCGGTGATGGGGGAGGAGGTGAGGGGGCAGCTGATGCGGCGAGGACTGGAGCATCGTTCCGGTCCGACAGAAGTCTGTTCAGTTCGGCTTCTGTTGCCTTGGCCCGTCGCAGCGCGTCTTCCGCGTCAAGCCGGGCGTCACTGGCCTGCTTCAAGAGGCGCTTCAGTTCGGCATCGGAGGAATTGGATATCGTTACGGGTGTAGTCGAAAATGATGTTTCTGGCGTAATTGCTGCTAGAGCTATTGAAATATATGCAGATACCTTTGCATATTTTCGTAATATTATCACAGGTTTACCCCCGTATTTTCCTGAAAATTACGAAGTTGATATAATATTATCAACGCATCATTATTTATTTTCAGGCGAGGTAAGGCAACATCATAATCAGTTTATTCGTTGATGGCCAAGGCATCGGTCGTTCTGCATGAATCGGACTGCAGTCTGAGAGTTGATTGGAAAAATCGCGAAAGGGCGATTTTTCAGTACGGTAGCGGGCTGCTACCGACTTTCTCAAAGGGCCTCTGAATCATGGCCTGAAAACAAAGAATGGAGCCTGAATCACATTTTCGTGAATGCGCGAGATGTCGCTGCCTCAGGCGTTCAGGCTCTGATTGTCGGGCTAATTGCCCGCCAGCGCGCGCCGTCGCCGGATTTCCTGACGGACGCGCTCAACCGCGGCGATCGCCGCGGGGCTGCCGGGGCCGCTATTGGGATCGGGCGTGAGTGCCTTGTGACTCGCATGCGCCGGCGACAATGGCGTGAAGCGATCGGGCGCGCGGCACCGCAGCAGGAACATCAGCAACCGGTCATTATAGACCCGCTGGGTGCCGACCAGCTTGCCATAGCTGTAGACCGGCACTTCGACGCCATGGATGGCGCGCTCCATGGCGATATCCTCCAGTCGGCGCACGCCCTGATCCAGTGCGGCCTGCCAGGCGGCGGCAAAGGATTCCGCATTGCGCGCGAGGCGCAACTGATAGGCGGAGACGGTCGATTTGCCGGCCTGGGCCGCGGCATGGGTGACCGAGCCGGAATCGGCCAGTGCCGCGATGAAGATGCGTTGTCGCGCCACGGTCCAGCCATCGTGCCGACCGCGCCGGGGGACGGGCTGGAAATCGACCAGGGCATTGG
This window encodes:
- a CDS encoding CsgG/HfaB family protein, producing the protein MRVLKMLTAAAVCLGSTAPLAMAAEKGSSARQEQSRKQAEIPHCTKRLGTVAIVEPDNQWWRELNLGSPEAILKIFVQQSGCFGLVNRGRSMANRNMERAMADNGELQAGSNLGRGQVKAADYFLEPDIVSSNRNSGGNSLGGVLGGFMGGSTWGRIAGGINVKKSEANVTLSVVNARTTEEEALTEGYARKSDLSFNASGGSSWWGGFAGAGGGGYQNTEIGQVIVLAYLDAYTKLVTQLGGLPDNAAAAAPVAQ
- the lepA gene encoding translation elongation factor 4, translating into MTDLSHIRNFSIIAHIDHGKSTLADRLIQRTGGLTDREMSAQVLDNMDIEKERGITIKAQTVRLDYTAKNGETYELNLMDTPGHVDFAYEVSRSLAACEGALLVVDAAQGVEAQTLANVYQSIEHDHEIVPVLNKIDLPAAEPEKVRAEIEEVIGLDASEAVLASAKSGIGIDDILEAIVTKIPPPKGDRNAPLEAMLVDSWYDPYLGVVILVRVVNGVIKKGQAIKFMIGGTEHLIDRVGCMRPKIEALPELAAGEIGFITAQIKEIAQTRVGDTITTVKNGAAKPLPGFKEVQPVVFCGLFPVDANDFEKLRESISKLRLNDASFSFEMETSAALGFGFRCGFLGLLHLEIIQERLSREYDLDLITTAPSVVYEMHMKDGRTLHLHNPADMPDPNHIEMIEEPWIEAVIYCPDEYLGSILKLCQDRRGIQKNLTYVGGRAQVTYELPLNEVVFDFYDRLKSISRGYASFDYHQIGTREGDLVKMSILVNNEPVDALSMIVHRSAAEARGRHMCERLKDLIPRHLFKIPIQAAIGGKVIARETIAAMRKDVTAKCYGGDITRKKKLLEKQKEGKKRMREYGSVQIPQEAFIAALRMGDEN